CCAGGGCATCCATGTAGCAGCAAGAGGACTGGGGCAGACAGTgtactgggggaggggagggaaggttCCGGGTCCCTGCCCTTTCCCCTTGCTTGCAATCACCCTGAGCGGGTGGTCTCAGCAGAGGGCAGGTCAAGGGAACCACAGGCCCCCACCCTCTGCTGCAGCCTTCAGGGAAAGTTGGGTCCCAGGAGGTGAGAAAAGAAGGTTCTGTTGAGAGCAGAAGGCACTATTGTGTTCCTCAGCATCCTGCTGATCACACCTTTAGGGCTAGAGGTTTTCAGGGGCCGCTGGATTGAAAAAAGCTAAAAATCCTCCTGGGAGGACAGAGATTATATCTGAGTCTACTTCTTCACCAGGATTCCTTGACTGTGACTCTAGAAAGCCGGGGGGTATCTGCTCAGATATTGGGAAGGGGAAGGAATGACAGAGCCTTTGGCCCAACACCGACCGAGAAAGCCTCAAGGCCGGCTGGAGAGGCTGTGGGAAGTGGCTTTTGGTCAGCAGTGCTTGAGGGAGCAGGGTGACACCACGGCAGGCAGGTGGGATTTAGtgtggggaagggagaagggacacACGTTAGGAAGAACAGAGAACTCAGGAACTGCTCCCTAAAGCCTGTGGAGGAGGAGATGGTCCTCTGcgctggggctgggagaggcccGAGGCCTATCCTTTCGTTGGGGCCCAGTTTCACCGGCTTGGATGTGGGGAGTAAGCCCTGAAGTCCTCCAGAAGGCCCCCGTGACTCTCCAGGAGGCCCGGCTGCTCCTTCAGATGTGCTCGGAGACTGGCTGTGGTGCCGGCTGAGCCCTGCCAGGGCCTGGGTCGCCACGCTCAGATGCAGTCCATGGAGTTCTCGGGCAGGAGGCTGGGGAGGCAGCTGGGGAGGCCCAGGCCCTTGAGAGGTGTGCAGCTGAGGGGCAGGCCGCAGCTCAGGCCAGCGTCCTGGCCCTCCAGCTTGTCTGAGTTGTTGTCCCAGTTGATGTGGAAGCGGGTGACCCGGGGGTTGGATGCCAAGATGTTCCGCTGGAGCTGGGGTGGAAAAGAGAAGGTCAGCCCTCGTTAGCTCCCCACCGCTCCAGACCAGGATGCTCCAGCCCCCGCCCCAAGCCCAGGAAGCACAGGCCTTGGCTACTGGAACTCCAGGGGACCCCCAGGCACTGTGACTCGGGGCTGGGACCCGTCTAATCTCGTGCACCCTGGGCAGTACACCCCTGAGAAAAACAAAGGTCTTTCTCCCTCTTGTTGGAGCCGGAAGCCTGGCACTGCGATTGCCGAGCACTCCTTGAAAACTGTGCTTCCCCAATTCTGATGACTTAACTTCCCCCGGCACACTGGAGCCTGCGGTGTGAAGCAGGAAGTGCGGAGCAGCCCACCTGAGAGAAGTCTGGCTTCGGGGGCGGGTTCTCCCGCAGCTCGGGGGTGGGGTACTCGTTGTTGACGTAATAGCCCACGCGGATGAACTCCTGCCCGTGGTAGGTGCAGGTGATCAGGACCACAGTCACACCCACGGCGTCCGACTCGGGGATGAGGGACGGGTTGGGGGCCTCGGCCTGGGGAGACAGATCCGGAGCCTCAGCACCGTGGCAGAGACCTTGACACAGAAAGCAGTGATTTCCCGAGCCACGGGTGTTTACTGAGCAAAGAGGGACGGATGCTGTTCTCAGGAGTTTACAATCTAATGGGGAAGACGGTCACCCGTAGAAGTGACTGTGACATTTTGCATGTGGCCGGGGTGGAGGAGAGCTGAGGCAGGAGGCCACAGTGGTCAGCTGGCGAGAGGGGACCTAGGCCCGGACTGGGCAGTAGAGACAGACAGAAGTGGACAGGCTCAGGCTGCACTGGCAGAGCTAggactggctacataatttgcaaaATTCAAGACATTCcagacagcattagcaaagcgtTCGACCCAGCATGGGGCCCCATGGGACCACACAGTTTGGGTGCCTAGGAAGCTGGCCCTGATTATGGGGTGGGAAGGTGGGGCTCACTGGTGGACTCCGGGGTGGGTGAGGGAGCTGGGAGACGGGAAGTAAATGAACAGATCTGAACGGTGTCTCTAACTCGAGTGTGCACAGGAAGCCCCTGGAGAGCTTGTAAGGTGCACTTCTGACCACCCAGCTGACACTGACTGAGTCTGCTATCTCGGGCTTGTGTACGATAAAGGGAAGAGGGCAGTGTTCGAGGGGCCTCTGGGCCAGGAGTGGAACTTGAACTTTTGGCCCCTGATCCCTCCTGTGTGCTTCTGGGTccaagaggagccaaggaccacaAACCCAAGGCCTCGCCTTTCTTACCTGAAAGACAAACATGTGTCTCCCTGCTGGCACGGGGCCGACCAGCACCGAGTCCAGGATTTGATCAAACTCCTCACTCTCAGCTGAGCCCACGTAGATGATCTTCCACTCCAGGTCTGCAAGATACGGGGTCAGGAATTGGAAAAGTGCAGGGAAAGGCCAGGGTCTCCTCGGGCTAATTTTAGACAGGTCCTTAATGTGTTTGaagattctttttgttgttgtcacggttaggtttctgtttagggttagtgttaggctTTGGATTTGAGTTAGGGCTAAAGAGAGGTTTTTTGGTGCTTTAAGATTCTGATTCCCAAGAAAACGTGACATCCACAAGCACTGCATGGCAGGTGCCACGGCCCTGGACACGGGGGTGGCGTGAAGCCCCACTGCCACCAGGCGACCTTAACCCTGCACCTCTGGGGAACGCTGGTCTCTCCAGGCCCGAGGGTAAGCCGTGTGGCAGAGAATGAATTAGGGGGCACAGGCGGAGGCCTGCTGAGGAGGGCGTCAGGCCGCTTCAGGGCTGGCAGAAGCAGCAGCACTCTTTCACACACGGGGACAGGTGCCACCAAGCGGAGCAGATCCCTCAACAACGGGCTCTGGGTGGCGGATGAGGCCATCAGGAGAGCCGGCCGGTCCCCGGGCCTTCCTGGTCGGGCACCGAGTCATGCCTACCCACGGATCCTTAGCCGAGGGGGTTCAGGCCACAAACACGGCATCTCGGGTGAACCCGAGCCCCTCTCCTGCAGCCCACCCAGGCGACACTGAAGGAAAAGGTGCTGACAGCGACGTGCCCACCAATCACAGGACGTTCCGACCACTGCTGCCGCCTGCCGGAGGGCCGAGCATACCAGAGGCAAGGTCACGCCGGTGCAGGGGAGCTTGGCAGGGGACCCGAAGTTTCACAAGCTGCGACTGCCACAGGAAGCCAAGTCTCGGAAGCTGCCCCGGGCCCTGGTCAGGCATCCCGCGTCAGCGTCCAACTTTGGAAGCCTCAGACCTCGGAGGTTTGTCACCGGAGCCCATGCCCTTCCTCGACACACCTGCGTTGCCTCCCCTCCTGGTGCAATTTCACCCAAGCCCTTCTAGAACCCAGGAGTCCTCACAGGTTTGCAGGACCTGGGTGGCTCGCTGGCTCAGCGGGGACCAAACTCCAGAATCACCTTATTTGCAGGGAGAAAGTGCACTCTACTGACTTATCTTTGTTACAAGTAGTGACACCTCCAGAATCAAATTTTggggaagaaaacaagaaaacaagctAGCCCCGATCTCACTCTTCCCAAACTCAACTCtcattttggtatattttttctgGCTTCTGCCCTCACCCCTCCATAACCAGAGGAGTCCTGTATGTGTGCATTTGCAACTGAGATTGAAACAGAGCAGGCCCCAATGTATACCACAGGTGCTCGATGTTGTCTGGCTTAAGTCAGTTAACTGTTGGCAAAACCTTCACAAAGACCGGGTTGGCGCTGAGTGGGAGAGAAAACACAGCGCTACGTGAGGCCAACCACCAAGGCTTCTGCAAATCCGGCCGGAGAGAAACCGAAGAATCAACTGagggtgaaagagaaaaacagcgaCTCCAGAGGTAAGAGGAGCTGACAGAGTCAACTACAGAAGACAAGTGACTGAAACAAGGCCTGCAAACTAGAATCTTCTTATATTTGTTGAAGGCTTTCAAGCAGAGACGCGCTTAACGATTTCGATTCTGAACATAACCCTTCTTTAGAATGAAACGTGGGACAAAGTCACACAGCACAGCCCCAGACTTACAGTTTTTGGGACAcagctgcacacacacacagaggagtaCCTAACCTTACAGGTATCTAACCTCATGGGCAAATGCAAAGGTAACTTGACTGCATCCCGGAGTCTTGACACCCTAAAGTTATGAGATGTATCTCCGCTGTctatgaaaacaaaaccaaaaccaacaaCATGGCTAAAGATGCATAAAAAATTATTGTAGTTCAAGTAGCTGGAGCGTATGTTTCctgccccccccttttttaaccTAACACCTCTAGCAGGCTTTGTTCTGTTTATCACTTTGTTCATAACCACATAGATGAACCTTGGCCTCGCCACAGCATGCTAGCTCCGGGTTGGAACATCTGGCTTCCATGACTTATTCAGCCAGGGTCCGATGAGTTTCTCAAGAATCAGGGGGCAGGGAACACACCTAACATATTAAACGGGGGCCCATGCCTTGGAGGCATCTACTTCCAGATGTTGAGGAGAAAAGAGAGGCAAAGGGGCTTGGAGCCCTTGGGAAATGGGTCAGCTAACCGACTGGGGGTCGTGTGGCTTGTCGGATTTTCAGTTTGCCAGCCCCGAGAGGCAACGAGACTGATGGATTTCTCCAGGACATCGGAGAAAGCCAAGCTTGCTCCATCTGCTTGAGAGGCGGGAAA
Above is a window of Choloepus didactylus isolate mChoDid1 chromosome 25, mChoDid1.pri, whole genome shotgun sequence DNA encoding:
- the ASF1B gene encoding histone chaperone ASF1B, whose amino-acid sequence is MAKVSVLNVAVLENPSPFHSPFRFEISFECSEALADDLEWKIIYVGSAESEEFDQILDSVLVGPVPAGRHMFVFQAEAPNPSLIPESDAVGVTVVLITCTYHGQEFIRVGYYVNNEYPTPELRENPPPKPDFSQLQRNILASNPRVTRFHINWDNNSDKLEGQDAGLSCGLPLSCTPLKGLGLPSCLPSLLPENSMDCI